The Litorilinea aerophila genome includes a window with the following:
- a CDS encoding transglutaminase TgpA family protein, which produces MATRTFDSTRTDRPGRRYSENVYFQDGRLFTGILVSLLYLILAISLDAAGYVSDMTLLVPVTLGALLLGFLMAYSRFDGFFALSHSMFTGLAWILYLMTGLVSEAELAPFQNNGIPELQARAYFILLRWLNWVDAALNNAASADNYVFIFEMSFLVWWLTYLGVWAIFRYGYTWRAVIPAGLVLLINTYYAPRSILGFLIFFCLVAMILFVRTHLAEQQIRWREQRVHFSQDITLDFLRNGFLFSVLIITLAWLSPGLGHSFQVRNVMAPLNERWQETTERWNRLYQGLNRQTRPTTAAFGRTLSLGGERNVGNSIVFQVNTAQGRYWRAVVYDTYTGRQWLNTSDEELNFDAQEAVPVAGWALRRPMTQTITLRSPTGNILFGAPDIVRASVPFEALVQPLPAPSLFGPAGTDGEPAATAVEIALARARTPLEAGDSYTVVSYYTEVTQRALRSVEADFPPEILEKYLQLPENFSPRVAETARTVVAGQETLYDKAKAIETFLRGYTYNDAISAPPPDVDPVEYFLYDIKEGYCDYYATAMAVMLRSLGIPARVVSGYAEGTYDEETGLFYITERDAHTWVEVYFPGLGWIEFEPTAGESTLNRPVGNDPIPADMASAPLDTNLDPYMEEDPFAPGLDMGAESLLNEEFAMEGGTEVLAGQSRWLGALVLLGVLSAGAWLVWRTRLSGPNRFDPDLPPIFFGRLQQWAARLGLSLPPTQTPYEQAHQLERALPVAREPIHTIIHSYVHYRFSRNSHSPGTSGSLRSSVDEDGQLMAAWNSLQPIFWKAWLRKMMRTILRRKVDPFSLLER; this is translated from the coding sequence ATGGCAACCCGAACCTTTGATTCCACCCGAACCGATCGCCCTGGCCGGCGGTACAGTGAAAACGTCTACTTCCAGGACGGCCGGCTTTTCACTGGTATACTCGTTTCGCTGCTCTATCTGATCCTGGCCATTTCCCTGGATGCAGCCGGCTATGTCTCGGACATGACCCTGCTGGTGCCCGTCACCCTGGGCGCCCTGCTGCTGGGCTTTTTGATGGCCTACAGCCGTTTCGACGGCTTCTTTGCCCTGTCCCACAGCATGTTCACCGGCCTGGCCTGGATCCTGTATTTGATGACCGGCCTGGTGAGCGAAGCCGAGCTGGCGCCCTTTCAAAACAACGGCATCCCCGAGCTCCAGGCCCGAGCCTATTTCATCCTGCTACGCTGGCTGAACTGGGTGGACGCAGCCCTCAACAATGCCGCCAGCGCGGATAACTACGTTTTCATCTTCGAGATGAGCTTTCTGGTCTGGTGGCTGACCTACCTGGGCGTCTGGGCCATCTTCCGCTATGGCTACACCTGGCGGGCGGTCATCCCCGCGGGCCTGGTGCTGCTCATCAACACCTACTATGCGCCCCGCTCCATCCTGGGCTTTCTCATCTTCTTCTGCCTGGTGGCCATGATCCTGTTCGTGCGCACCCACCTGGCGGAACAGCAGATCCGGTGGCGAGAACAGCGAGTCCACTTTAGCCAGGATATCACGTTGGATTTCCTGCGCAACGGCTTCCTCTTCAGCGTGCTGATCATCACCCTGGCCTGGCTCTCACCGGGCCTTGGCCACAGCTTCCAGGTGCGCAACGTGATGGCCCCCCTGAATGAGCGCTGGCAGGAGACCACAGAACGCTGGAACCGGCTCTACCAGGGGCTCAACCGACAGACCCGGCCCACCACCGCGGCCTTTGGGCGTACCCTGTCCCTGGGCGGTGAGCGCAACGTGGGCAATAGCATCGTCTTCCAGGTCAACACCGCGCAGGGGCGATACTGGCGAGCCGTGGTGTACGACACCTACACCGGCCGCCAGTGGCTGAACACCAGCGACGAAGAGCTAAACTTCGATGCCCAGGAGGCGGTTCCGGTGGCCGGTTGGGCCCTGCGGCGCCCCATGACCCAGACCATCACCCTTCGGTCACCCACGGGCAATATCCTTTTCGGCGCGCCGGACATTGTGCGGGCCAGCGTCCCCTTCGAGGCGCTGGTACAGCCCCTGCCTGCGCCCTCCCTCTTCGGGCCTGCGGGCACCGACGGCGAGCCCGCAGCTACCGCCGTGGAGATCGCCCTGGCCCGCGCCCGGACGCCCCTGGAAGCGGGGGACAGTTACACCGTGGTGAGCTACTACACCGAGGTCACCCAGCGTGCCCTGCGCAGTGTGGAAGCGGACTTCCCCCCCGAGATCCTGGAAAAATATCTCCAGCTGCCGGAGAACTTCTCGCCCCGGGTGGCCGAGACAGCCCGCACCGTGGTGGCAGGCCAGGAGACCCTGTACGACAAAGCCAAGGCCATCGAGACCTTCCTGCGGGGCTACACCTACAACGACGCCATCAGCGCGCCGCCGCCGGATGTGGATCCGGTGGAATATTTCCTCTACGACATCAAGGAAGGCTATTGCGATTACTACGCCACGGCTATGGCCGTCATGCTGCGCAGCCTGGGCATCCCGGCCCGGGTGGTCAGTGGCTACGCCGAAGGCACCTACGACGAAGAGACGGGGCTCTTCTACATCACCGAGCGGGACGCCCACACCTGGGTTGAGGTTTACTTCCCGGGCCTGGGCTGGATCGAGTTTGAGCCCACCGCCGGAGAAAGCACCCTGAACCGTCCCGTGGGCAACGACCCCATCCCGGCGGACATGGCCAGCGCCCCCCTGGATACCAACCTGGACCCCTACATGGAGGAGGATCCCTTTGCGCCTGGCCTGGACATGGGGGCGGAGAGCCTGCTCAACGAGGAATTTGCCATGGAGGGCGGCACGGAAGTGCTGGCGGGGCAGAGCCGATGGCTGGGCGCGCTGGTGCTTTTGGGCGTCCTGAGCGCAGGCGCCTGGCTGGTCTGGCGGACCCGGCTGTCCGGTCCCAACCGCTTTGACCCGGACCTGCCTCCCATTTTCTTCGGGCGGCTCCAGCAATGGGCGGCGCGGCTGGGCCTGTCTCTCCCTCCCACCCAGACGCCCTACGAACAGGCCCACCAGCTGGAACGGGCCCTACCGGTGGCCCGGGAGCCTATCCACACCATCATCCATTCCTACGTGCACTACCGCTTCAGCCGCAACAGCCACAGCCCGGGAACGTCCGGCAGCCTCCGGTCTTCCGTGGATGAAGATGGCCAGCTGATGGCCGCGTGGAACTCGCTGCAGCCCATCTTCTGGAAGGCGTGGCTGCGAAAAATGATGCGCACCATCCTGCGCCGAAAGGTGGATCCCTTCTCCCTGCTGGAACGTTGA
- a CDS encoding DsbA family protein translates to MNDSSARQSTRIWLGVTVLGLVTIVLVAFWVLNNRAAAPEASTPAQSEGAAPAPETATAAPAQTEAPQSAGQADSQATGEENAEAAGTENGENTQASNAPAAEVAASAAPSTETYKGIPVGFTEEGYPYRGALDAPLVMMEYSDYQCPFCNRYFVQTEPAIDESYVRTGQLRVIFRDFPLAELHPNAPAAHEASLCIADQGSAALYWEMHAQLFRTVEEWSQLPDPQSFFTRLAEEIGSDVEAFQACMEAGTHAPEVQAGVAEARQKGFSGTPSFEFLRVADGVTHKLVGAQPFDQFAGVIEALLAGETPAPPEQQAQQQGDDQGIPYWATAEGLQPDPERPGYDLAGDQYRGDPNAAVKVIEFSDFQCPYCRRHVQQTQPTLDEQYVETGKVQWVFKHFPLSIHPQAPAAGVASECAAEQGKFWEMHDLIFQNVEAWSINEPNPVFIDLATQLELDPDAFAACLEDEEMHARVQSDMNDGAPYVRGTPTFIVLYGNQGTVIPGALPVESFTEILDEALSNAQAN, encoded by the coding sequence ATGAATGATTCCAGCGCGCGCCAGAGCACACGCATCTGGCTCGGCGTGACTGTCCTTGGCCTGGTGACCATCGTGTTGGTGGCCTTCTGGGTGTTGAACAACCGTGCTGCCGCGCCGGAGGCGTCCACGCCGGCCCAATCCGAAGGCGCAGCCCCCGCACCAGAGACGGCCACGGCAGCCCCGGCTCAGACCGAAGCTCCCCAATCCGCCGGGCAGGCCGACAGCCAGGCGACAGGCGAGGAGAACGCGGAAGCGGCGGGCACGGAAAATGGGGAAAATACCCAGGCCAGCAATGCCCCGGCGGCGGAGGTCGCCGCCAGCGCTGCCCCATCTACCGAGACCTACAAGGGCATTCCGGTAGGATTCACCGAAGAGGGCTACCCCTATCGCGGTGCCCTGGATGCCCCCCTGGTGATGATGGAGTACAGCGATTATCAGTGCCCTTTCTGTAACCGCTATTTCGTCCAGACAGAGCCCGCCATCGACGAGTCCTACGTGCGCACCGGGCAGCTGCGGGTGATCTTCCGGGACTTCCCCCTGGCCGAGCTACACCCCAACGCGCCGGCCGCCCATGAGGCCTCCCTCTGCATCGCGGATCAGGGTTCGGCCGCCCTCTACTGGGAGATGCACGCCCAGCTCTTCCGTACGGTGGAGGAGTGGAGCCAGCTACCCGATCCCCAGTCCTTCTTCACCCGCCTGGCGGAAGAGATTGGCAGCGATGTGGAGGCTTTCCAGGCCTGTATGGAAGCTGGCACCCATGCACCAGAGGTGCAGGCCGGTGTGGCGGAGGCTCGACAGAAGGGCTTCTCGGGCACGCCCAGCTTCGAGTTCCTGCGGGTGGCCGACGGCGTCACCCATAAGCTGGTGGGCGCACAGCCTTTCGACCAGTTCGCCGGGGTGATCGAGGCGCTGTTGGCCGGTGAAACCCCTGCGCCCCCCGAGCAACAGGCCCAACAGCAGGGCGACGACCAGGGCATCCCCTACTGGGCCACGGCCGAAGGGCTCCAACCGGATCCAGAGCGGCCTGGCTACGACCTGGCCGGCGACCAGTACCGGGGCGACCCCAACGCCGCCGTCAAGGTCATCGAATTTTCCGACTTCCAGTGCCCCTACTGCCGTCGCCATGTCCAGCAGACCCAGCCCACCCTGGACGAGCAGTATGTGGAGACGGGCAAGGTGCAGTGGGTCTTCAAACACTTCCCCCTCAGCATCCATCCCCAGGCCCCGGCTGCCGGCGTGGCTTCTGAATGTGCCGCCGAGCAGGGGAAGTTCTGGGAAATGCACGACCTGATCTTCCAGAACGTAGAGGCATGGTCCATCAACGAGCCTAACCCGGTCTTCATCGATCTGGCCACCCAGCTAGAGCTGGATCCCGATGCCTTCGCCGCCTGTCTGGAGGATGAAGAGATGCATGCCCGGGTCCAGAGCGATATGAACGACGGCGCACCTTACGTTCGGGGCACGCCCACGTTTATCGTCCTGTACGGCAACCAGGGCACAGTCATCCCCGGCGCCCTGCCCGTGGAATCCTTTACCGAGATCCTGGATGAGGCCCTGTCCAACGCCCAGGCCAACTGA
- a CDS encoding VWA domain-containing protein — protein MALIAALLWLAGATGADAAPAAVSSAQIARPPADTQGPTQPIDVVVLLDDSGSMATCWPWPREEPPFFPPCRAPSFNPPSDPEELRYSAARLLLELADPDDRLAVVRFDSGVEGVGALASLQPVGDGTNRRQLSGTLQPPNDYYRRGYTRIDLGLERTIELLQQAQEPGRNQYVLLLTDGEPSQPDGVGSQRDRILAQLQTLRDGGIFVFPVVLCNPSAGCAGEFLREQFAAYGVREAATPQDLLQVFGAIFAEMKPDRSIIAPRDGSTIRLTTRDSHGVQRITFVTPRNGLGAVQRDEQPVLPQNVLNDPNIDVNQVSTENLAPGTWRAEIAGGGGFAVVQAASYVQLLNPPPSVADSPASVRYYPAGHPPLLMARSVGPGAQEPIIYNGQVPLESFGQGNTRALLLDEEPDLVRLQLGEDTQPLQLVRTFRLEARPDLPRAQVLTPEGGAVVEGGPGGARARLQVGFTGGNVRQLAATAYVFTQDQAGNSQLVHQVEMDCTERLCTDESFRPVDGHSYRIFYVIQGQLDGLRFSDWAESQLVLEPAVVVQGLPLTADGSLDLGQMPLDGWPVEVSSSTLEEIGGLSAVLRLTDAESGEPVPGVGLNFLVDVPETGSQPARLQVQGLETLRPGQYAGEITWQTTDPAGRPMDVRIRPAATLPVTYTVPRPLARVEAQTLDFGEVLFDTSPNFRLDQTVEVPVQFADKAFPLVVTLEESTCAQVAVAAGDLIQREGRTFLPLRLTSLQPVPPGSCTGTLRLAGPDGDYDVVPAQVTWRARVANVEWSVVSGELPLGDWQDAGSRVNATLLIRFTGKLPFILQVEDLTATSSEAGGASEGQPTTLSLAQIDVPQVVVDGPPQEDGLYQVPLTLVARQAIPHDPWRGTFYSGRLTLGIVGLPERQQVSFNFRSPSLPQRYLAPYLVPVYSMPWVLCTGPLTALLLLVAVARIRGRGIDEEELEQAAMAATLQMPLAPPAAADAYPEPVAEGASGAWDDAAWEQGEWGSVWDTGQPAGARTPQVPPANGAAAEDPWRSSW, from the coding sequence GTGGCCCTGATCGCCGCGCTGCTCTGGCTGGCCGGCGCAACAGGCGCCGATGCCGCCCCGGCTGCCGTCTCGTCTGCCCAGATCGCCCGTCCGCCGGCGGACACCCAGGGCCCGACCCAACCCATCGACGTGGTGGTGCTCCTGGACGATTCCGGCAGCATGGCCACCTGTTGGCCCTGGCCTCGGGAGGAGCCCCCCTTCTTCCCCCCCTGCCGTGCCCCCAGCTTTAACCCGCCCAGCGATCCCGAGGAGCTGCGCTACAGCGCCGCCCGCCTCCTCTTGGAACTGGCCGACCCGGACGACCGGTTGGCCGTGGTGCGCTTTGACAGCGGCGTGGAAGGCGTGGGCGCACTGGCCAGCCTGCAGCCCGTGGGTGATGGCACCAACCGGCGCCAGCTCAGCGGGACCCTGCAGCCGCCCAACGACTACTACCGGCGAGGCTACACCCGCATCGACCTGGGGCTGGAACGGACCATCGAGCTCTTGCAGCAGGCCCAGGAGCCGGGCCGCAATCAGTACGTGCTCCTGCTGACCGACGGTGAACCCAGCCAGCCCGACGGGGTGGGCAGCCAGCGGGACCGGATCCTGGCCCAGCTCCAGACCCTGCGGGACGGGGGCATCTTCGTGTTTCCCGTGGTGCTCTGCAATCCCAGCGCCGGCTGCGCGGGAGAATTCCTGCGGGAGCAATTTGCCGCCTATGGCGTCCGAGAGGCGGCCACCCCCCAGGATCTGCTCCAGGTCTTCGGCGCCATTTTCGCAGAGATGAAGCCGGATCGCTCCATCATCGCCCCCCGGGACGGCAGCACCATTCGCCTGACCACCCGGGATAGCCACGGCGTCCAACGGATCACCTTCGTGACTCCCCGCAACGGCCTGGGCGCCGTTCAGCGGGACGAGCAGCCCGTCCTGCCCCAGAACGTCCTCAACGATCCCAACATCGACGTCAACCAGGTGAGTACGGAGAATCTGGCCCCGGGGACATGGCGCGCCGAGATCGCGGGGGGAGGCGGCTTTGCCGTGGTCCAGGCAGCCAGCTACGTCCAGCTCCTCAACCCGCCGCCCAGCGTGGCCGACAGCCCGGCCTCGGTTCGCTACTACCCGGCGGGCCATCCGCCGCTGCTCATGGCACGCAGCGTCGGCCCTGGTGCCCAGGAGCCCATCATCTACAACGGCCAGGTTCCGCTGGAATCCTTTGGCCAGGGCAATACCCGGGCCCTGCTGCTCGACGAGGAGCCCGATCTGGTGCGCCTGCAGTTGGGCGAGGACACCCAGCCCCTGCAACTGGTGCGTACCTTCCGCCTGGAAGCCCGGCCGGATCTACCCCGGGCCCAGGTCCTCACGCCCGAGGGCGGCGCCGTGGTGGAAGGGGGCCCGGGCGGTGCCCGAGCCCGGTTGCAGGTGGGCTTCACCGGCGGCAACGTCCGGCAGCTGGCTGCCACGGCCTACGTCTTCACCCAGGATCAGGCCGGCAACAGCCAGCTGGTGCACCAGGTGGAAATGGACTGCACCGAGCGCCTCTGTACGGACGAATCCTTCCGGCCGGTGGATGGCCACAGCTACCGGATCTTCTACGTGATCCAGGGCCAGCTAGATGGTCTGCGCTTCAGCGATTGGGCCGAATCTCAACTGGTGCTGGAGCCGGCCGTGGTGGTGCAGGGGCTGCCCCTCACGGCCGACGGCAGCCTGGACCTGGGCCAGATGCCGCTGGATGGATGGCCGGTGGAGGTGAGCTCCAGCACCCTGGAGGAAATCGGCGGACTCTCTGCCGTGCTTCGGCTCACCGATGCCGAGAGCGGCGAACCCGTTCCTGGCGTGGGCCTGAACTTTCTGGTAGATGTGCCGGAGACTGGCTCCCAGCCGGCCCGGCTACAGGTGCAGGGGTTGGAGACCTTGCGCCCAGGCCAGTATGCCGGGGAGATTACCTGGCAGACCACGGACCCGGCCGGCCGCCCCATGGACGTGCGCATTCGCCCTGCGGCCACCCTGCCCGTCACCTACACTGTCCCCCGCCCCCTGGCCCGGGTCGAGGCCCAGACCCTGGACTTCGGCGAGGTGCTCTTTGACACCTCGCCCAATTTCCGGCTGGATCAGACGGTGGAGGTGCCCGTCCAGTTTGCTGACAAAGCCTTTCCGCTGGTCGTTACTCTGGAGGAGAGCACCTGTGCCCAGGTGGCCGTAGCCGCCGGCGACCTGATCCAGCGGGAGGGGCGAACGTTCCTCCCCCTGCGCCTGACCAGCCTGCAGCCGGTGCCGCCGGGAAGCTGCACCGGTACCCTCCGGCTGGCGGGGCCCGATGGCGACTACGACGTGGTGCCGGCCCAGGTGACCTGGCGGGCCCGGGTGGCCAACGTGGAGTGGTCGGTGGTCAGCGGGGAGCTTCCCCTGGGCGACTGGCAGGACGCGGGTAGCCGGGTCAACGCCACCCTGTTGATCCGCTTCACCGGCAAGCTGCCCTTTATCCTGCAGGTGGAGGATCTGACCGCCACCAGCAGCGAGGCGGGCGGCGCGTCCGAGGGCCAGCCCACCACCCTGAGTCTGGCCCAGATCGATGTGCCCCAGGTGGTGGTAGATGGCCCGCCCCAGGAGGATGGCCTCTACCAGGTACCCCTGACCCTGGTGGCCCGTCAGGCCATCCCCCATGATCCCTGGCGGGGCACCTTCTACAGCGGCCGGTTGACCCTGGGCATCGTGGGCCTGCCCGAACGGCAACAGGTCAGTTTCAACTTTCGCAGCCCCAGCCTGCCCCAGCGTTACCTGGCGCCCTATCTGGTGCCGGTTTACAGCATGCCGTGGGTGCTCTGCACCGGCCCCCTGACGGCGCTC
- the gmd gene encoding GDP-mannose 4,6-dehydratase codes for MRTALITGVTGQDGSYLAEFLLEKGYRVIGMVRRTSTINFDRIKHIQDQLEIVQGDLLDQMSLIGILQEYRPQEVYNLAAQSFVPTSFTQPVLTGEFTALGVTRMLEAIRIVDPKIRFYQASSSEMFGKVVEVPQRETTPFHPRSPYGVAKVYGHWITVNYRESYGIFGCSGILFNHESPRRGLEFVTHKITHGVARIKLGLANELRLGNLEARRDWGYAADYVRGMWLMLQQDEPDDYVLATGETHSVREFVEEAFSYVDLDWREYVVQDPKFYRPAEVDLLVGDASKAGKRLGWEPTVDFKQLVRLMVDADLAALQKANGYPPQQQEIQQQEIQKQPDAR; via the coding sequence ATGCGTACCGCATTGATTACCGGCGTCACCGGTCAGGATGGTAGCTATCTGGCCGAGTTTCTGCTGGAAAAAGGATACCGGGTCATCGGCATGGTCCGTCGGACCAGCACCATCAACTTTGACCGCATCAAACACATCCAGGACCAGCTCGAGATCGTCCAGGGTGACCTGTTGGACCAGATGAGCCTGATCGGGATCCTCCAGGAGTATCGACCGCAGGAAGTCTACAACCTGGCCGCCCAGAGCTTCGTGCCCACCAGCTTCACCCAGCCGGTGTTGACCGGCGAATTCACGGCCCTGGGCGTCACCCGCATGCTGGAGGCCATCCGCATCGTGGATCCCAAGATCCGCTTCTATCAGGCCAGCAGCAGCGAAATGTTCGGCAAGGTGGTAGAGGTGCCCCAGCGGGAGACCACCCCCTTCCATCCCCGCAGTCCCTACGGCGTGGCCAAGGTCTACGGCCATTGGATCACAGTCAACTACCGGGAGAGCTACGGGATCTTTGGCTGTTCCGGTATCCTGTTCAACCACGAAAGCCCCCGCCGAGGCCTGGAATTCGTCACCCACAAGATCACCCATGGCGTGGCCCGTATCAAGCTGGGCCTGGCCAACGAGCTGCGCCTGGGCAATCTGGAGGCCCGGCGGGATTGGGGTTACGCCGCCGACTATGTGCGGGGCATGTGGCTCATGTTGCAACAGGACGAGCCCGACGACTACGTCCTGGCCACCGGCGAGACCCATAGTGTGCGAGAATTCGTGGAAGAGGCGTTCAGCTACGTGGACCTGGACTGGCGGGAATACGTGGTGCAGGATCCCAAGTTCTATCGCCCGGCTGAGGTGGACCTCCTGGTGGGCGATGCCAGCAAGGCCGGCAAGCGGCTGGGCTGGGAGCCCACCGTGGATTTCAAACAGCTGGTGCGCCTCATGGTGGATGCCGACCTGGCCGCGTTGCAGAAGGCCAACGGCTATCCACCCCAACAGCAGGAGATCCAGCAGCAGGAGATTCAGAAACAGCCGGACGCCCGGTAG
- a CDS encoding O-antigen ligase family protein: MRYLRAWWDIPLIVDLLLLGLAMPSLYFPARFPPWTIPLSLVFLALGWLWRRWRLGLWCRSTPADWPLFFLLGLMLPISLWAAPEPLRMAHSIPRAYILLWNFCLFAAVVAHGSRDMRLYRAVAAGFFLAATGIALAAPLGMNWLYKFALLQPVLSRIPGPLVGVFQGAESGFHPNQVAGTLLHALPLMLALSVAQVWGALGNRGQRTWSHRALRALFLLCTGIVLGVLVLTQSRSGLLGLTVGVLTMALLPWRWGRWALAGGVVALVLAFPFLPASLVDLISDAPPVEALGGTSSLGFRQTVWSAAITGLHDFAFTGMGLGTFREVVFLLYPMQGISPTYDLGHAHNFFIQTGLDFGLPGLVALLAIYLLLVTGLVGVWRRAGQEAAEQRVWALGLLGCLLAQTLYSQLDAVAMGAKTNFLWWWMVALGLALQIQTSTHIRPTADPSNELGQPS, encoded by the coding sequence ATGAGGTATTTGCGCGCCTGGTGGGACATTCCCCTCATCGTCGACCTGCTGCTGCTGGGGCTGGCAATGCCTTCCCTCTACTTTCCGGCCCGCTTTCCACCGTGGACCATTCCCTTGAGCCTGGTTTTCTTGGCTCTGGGATGGCTCTGGCGACGATGGCGGCTGGGCCTGTGGTGCCGCTCCACGCCGGCCGATTGGCCGCTCTTTTTTTTATTGGGTCTCATGCTGCCCATCTCCCTGTGGGCCGCGCCCGAACCTTTGCGGATGGCGCACTCCATTCCCCGGGCCTACATTTTGCTCTGGAATTTTTGCCTCTTCGCCGCGGTGGTGGCCCACGGAAGCCGCGACATGCGTCTCTATCGGGCTGTCGCAGCCGGCTTCTTCCTGGCCGCCACGGGGATCGCCCTGGCGGCGCCCCTGGGCATGAACTGGCTGTACAAGTTCGCCTTGCTTCAGCCTGTGCTGAGCCGCATTCCGGGGCCGCTGGTGGGCGTCTTCCAGGGGGCGGAGAGCGGGTTCCACCCCAACCAGGTAGCCGGCACGCTGCTCCACGCCCTGCCGCTGATGCTGGCTCTCAGCGTCGCCCAGGTGTGGGGCGCCCTGGGTAACCGGGGACAACGCACCTGGAGTCACAGGGCGCTGCGGGCGCTTTTTCTCCTCTGTACGGGGATTGTGCTGGGGGTATTGGTGCTCACCCAGTCCCGCTCTGGCCTACTGGGGCTGACGGTGGGGGTGTTGACCATGGCGCTTTTGCCCTGGCGGTGGGGGCGCTGGGCGCTGGCCGGAGGAGTGGTGGCCCTGGTGCTGGCCTTCCCTTTCCTGCCCGCCAGCCTGGTGGACCTCATCAGCGATGCGCCCCCCGTGGAAGCCCTGGGCGGAACCAGCAGCCTGGGCTTCCGGCAGACGGTCTGGAGCGCCGCCATCACGGGCCTCCACGACTTTGCCTTCACTGGCATGGGGCTGGGTACCTTCCGGGAAGTGGTTTTCCTCCTCTATCCCATGCAGGGCATTTCCCCCACCTATGACCTGGGACACGCCCACAACTTTTTCATCCAGACCGGCCTGGACTTCGGCCTACCCGGGCTGGTTGCCCTGTTGGCCATCTATTTGCTCCTGGTGACCGGGCTGGTGGGAGTCTGGCGCCGGGCAGGTCAAGAGGCGGCGGAGCAGCGGGTGTGGGCGCTGGGGCTGTTAGGCTGCCTGCTGGCCCAGACCCTGTACAGCCAGTTGGATGCGGTGGCCATGGGTGCCAAGACCAATTTCCTCTGGTGGTGGATGGTGGCCCTGGGGCTGGCCCTCCAGATTCAGACCAGCACCCACATCCGACCGACGGCCGACCCCTCGAACGAGCTGGGCCAGCCGTCCTGA
- a CDS encoding GDP-mannose 4,6-dehydratase yields MRVLLTGIAGFAGSHLAEYLLREPQATADVLPPGEALEIHGVIHRHDRRIQHLRSALHLHRGDLRNALWVSELIQQVQPDRILHLAAWSDVGGSWAQPWTTYELNIHCQLNLLEAVRRWAPDCRTLIVTSNEVYGLVQPEDLPIDEETPFRPNSPYGVSKVAQDMMGLQYWNSHRIPTIRARSFNHIGPGQSDDFVASAFARQIAEIEAGLREPVVAVGNLEAQRDFTDVRDVVRAYWLVINRGEPGQVYNIGRGEARPVRWLLDTLLQLTPAQVSVTQDPTRLRPSDVPISVCDNRRLVAATGWQPRVTLQDSLRDLLDSWREQLRRDPTGGPAGRPTSISARDFEE; encoded by the coding sequence GTGCGCGTCTTGTTGACGGGGATCGCCGGGTTTGCCGGCAGCCACCTGGCCGAATATTTGCTGCGGGAGCCACAGGCTACGGCGGACGTTCTGCCGCCAGGTGAGGCGCTGGAGATCCATGGCGTCATCCACCGTCACGACCGGCGCATCCAGCATCTGCGCAGCGCCCTGCACCTGCATCGGGGAGATCTGCGCAACGCCCTGTGGGTGAGCGAGCTCATTCAGCAGGTTCAGCCGGATCGGATCCTGCACCTGGCTGCCTGGAGCGACGTGGGGGGGAGCTGGGCCCAGCCGTGGACCACCTACGAGCTGAACATCCACTGCCAGCTCAACCTTCTGGAGGCGGTGCGGCGTTGGGCGCCGGACTGCCGCACCCTCATCGTCACTTCCAATGAAGTCTACGGCCTGGTCCAGCCCGAGGATCTGCCCATCGATGAAGAGACGCCCTTCCGCCCCAATAGCCCCTACGGCGTCAGCAAAGTAGCCCAGGACATGATGGGCCTGCAGTATTGGAACAGCCACCGGATCCCCACCATTCGAGCCAGAAGTTTCAACCATATTGGCCCGGGTCAGTCGGACGATTTTGTGGCCAGCGCCTTCGCCCGGCAGATTGCTGAAATTGAAGCGGGCCTGCGGGAACCGGTGGTGGCGGTGGGCAACCTGGAGGCTCAGCGGGATTTCACCGATGTGCGGGATGTGGTCCGCGCCTACTGGCTGGTCATCAACCGGGGTGAGCCCGGCCAGGTCTACAACATCGGGCGGGGGGAAGCCCGCCCTGTGCGCTGGCTGCTGGATACCCTGCTTCAGTTGACCCCTGCCCAGGTGTCGGTGACCCAGGATCCCACCCGTCTACGCCCCAGCGATGTGCCCATCAGCGTCTGTGATAACCGGCGCCTGGTGGCCGCCACCGGCTGGCAACCCCGGGTCACCTTACAGGATTCGTTGCGGGATCTGCTGGATAGCTGGCGGGAACAGCTACGCCGGGATCCCACGGGCGGGCCCGCGGGCAGGCCTACGTCCATCTCCGCCCGCGATTTTGAGGAATGA
- a CDS encoding BON domain-containing protein produces the protein MVRVGHGASDLATAWRVRDALAAHPLLGGATAQIQIVASRDSITLEGWAVDERVRALAVQLALRAAGRRPVYPHLRIGRAHDGRPTNGQSPTGVAGQAARSWPGER, from the coding sequence ATGGTCCGAGTAGGGCATGGCGCAAGCGATTTAGCCACGGCGTGGCGGGTGCGGGACGCCCTGGCGGCCCACCCCTTGCTGGGAGGCGCCACGGCCCAGATCCAGATTGTGGCCAGCCGTGACAGCATTACCCTGGAGGGGTGGGCTGTGGATGAACGGGTACGAGCCCTGGCTGTCCAGCTTGCCCTGCGCGCGGCAGGCCGTCGCCCGGTCTATCCACATCTGCGCATTGGCCGCGCCCACGATGGGCGCCCGACCAACGGGCAGTCGCCCACAGGCGTAGCCGGCCAGGCTGCCCGCTCCTGGCCGGGTGAACGCTAA